A region from the Lentisphaera profundi genome encodes:
- the rsmI gene encoding 16S rRNA (cytidine(1402)-2'-O)-methyltransferase: protein MKGKLIMASGAIGNPEDIPSRALDAVRDSDMLVFEEDRPARAVLKAAKVHREYWKYSEQDEVHTLREVEKALKRGETVCYMSDQGCPTLEDPGSPVLKAAWSVKAQIQVIPGPSSVTAAISACPFTVKGVVVAGFLSRDQEMRESELRKLSASGYPYLIMDTPYRIQHILESLKKVLELEKKFVLAIDISGKHETYFYDNATNILAEAAKLPPKLNFVIIVEGKKEKKQLKQVVRGNGYKQIRRKR, encoded by the coding sequence TTGAAAGGAAAACTCATTATGGCTTCTGGTGCCATCGGAAATCCAGAAGACATACCTAGTCGCGCACTCGATGCCGTAAGAGATAGTGACATGCTCGTTTTTGAAGAAGATCGCCCTGCGCGTGCTGTTCTCAAAGCAGCTAAAGTTCACCGTGAATACTGGAAATACTCTGAGCAAGATGAAGTTCACACTCTACGCGAAGTTGAAAAAGCTCTCAAACGCGGCGAAACAGTCTGTTATATGAGTGACCAAGGCTGTCCCACACTAGAAGATCCAGGCTCACCTGTTTTAAAAGCTGCTTGGTCAGTGAAAGCTCAAATCCAAGTCATTCCTGGACCAAGCTCCGTAACTGCCGCTATCTCGGCATGCCCCTTTACAGTTAAAGGCGTGGTCGTCGCTGGCTTCTTATCACGTGACCAAGAAATGCGCGAAAGCGAATTACGCAAATTATCGGCTTCTGGCTACCCCTACTTGATTATGGATACGCCCTATAGAATCCAACATATCCTCGAAAGTTTAAAGAAAGTTTTAGAACTAGAAAAAAAGTTTGTTCTCGCCATAGACATCAGTGGCAAGCATGAAACTTATTTCTACGATAATGCGACGAATATTTTAGCTGAAGCCGCAAAGCTTCCTCCGAAGCTCAACTTTGTCATCATCGTTGAAGGTAAAAAAGAGAAAAAACAGCTTAAACAAGTCGTTCGTGGCAATGGATATAAACAAATCCGCCGGAAAAGGTAA
- a CDS encoding tetratricopeptide repeat protein has protein sequence MKLKLSSLFLLALCLFSCKQPDASVSLLKIEQLFEQKDWETAAYELKKMLPLGEDHPRIYALYAYAQNRRGLAQDVEKFILKANPTNAQVDPQIMTMIGRIHLERGEYPDAIKALDIAYRNDLDNAIPLKLLILAEISNSKKNDGSYDIKKYVKSAKGLKYLMGRKNLRDEVFYNHVAIKEITKEGNRNFIMPFLQKAHTLDPGNPSTTLNAAIALDIIYKAPKLARIRYAKFLDMTKGTNDPQIPEVERRLRQLQGLQ, from the coding sequence ATGAAATTAAAGTTAAGCAGTCTTTTTCTTCTTGCTCTTTGTTTATTCTCTTGTAAACAGCCCGACGCTTCTGTAAGTCTATTAAAGATCGAACAGTTATTTGAACAGAAAGACTGGGAAACAGCTGCGTACGAGCTAAAGAAAATGCTGCCTTTGGGGGAAGATCATCCCCGTATCTACGCCCTTTATGCTTATGCACAAAATCGTCGAGGACTTGCTCAGGATGTTGAGAAATTCATCCTCAAGGCCAATCCTACCAACGCTCAAGTGGATCCGCAAATCATGACTATGATTGGCCGTATCCATCTCGAGCGTGGCGAATACCCAGATGCCATCAAAGCTTTGGATATTGCGTATAGAAATGATTTGGATAACGCTATTCCTCTTAAGCTTCTCATCTTAGCGGAAATTAGTAATAGCAAAAAGAATGATGGCTCCTATGACATCAAAAAGTACGTCAAATCTGCAAAAGGCCTCAAGTATCTAATGGGGCGTAAAAACTTGCGCGACGAAGTTTTTTATAACCATGTTGCCATCAAAGAAATTACTAAAGAGGGCAATAGAAACTTCATCATGCCCTTCTTGCAAAAGGCCCATACTTTAGATCCCGGCAATCCAAGTACTACACTCAATGCCGCTATTGCTCTCGACATTATTTATAAGGCTCCCAAACTCGCAAGAATTCGTTACGCTAAGTTCCTCGACATGACCAAGGGAACCAATGATCCACAAATCCCCGAAGTTGAAAGACGACTCAGACAACTTCAGGGTCTTCAATAG
- the dnaG gene encoding DNA primase: protein MAQDFDRAKQQVKDRSDIVDIIGSHVKLKKNGPNFLGLCPFHNEKSPSFNVNQNNQFYHCFGCGKSGDVFNFVQDYEQLDFRDALEKLASRANVILPEWGKGQSPEERIKQRNEKEALYDVLDKATNFFHQQLLLPQGADALKYTQGRGLDQQVINSYRLGYAPNSWDALMKWANQHNFSAELLATAGLTKHNEKGKTYDRFRNRLMFPIHDISGRVIAFSARVLEKDDKAAKYINSPETPVFHKGNVLYGIHIAHKHLKESEHFVICEGQLDVIACHRAGVKNAIAAQGTAFTDQHASMIARYAKHVKLCFDADAAGKKAAVKCLNVLLPKGVIPEIISLDEGEDPDTVLKQQGPEVLKEKLSGGINFVDFILSDYGPSSPTQDKVKISEFLLDILSKLPNVLMGDWHLRLASKLQLDAQAISEQLRYLVYNKRDHSQYTKPQTELQQAPQKVAPPPLNLNKISKRAIAEIELITLALSKETFANLVFENTMDIKPETSAASMALHFVNSHIEMGNWRDCKHDLEASFPSIYELVLRQGNISSYHKREAEGNDYEALLQLVDDCVKQINKASIEQNCEEVKMRLLSEEDPEKKQELFKEYMSLNQELKNA from the coding sequence ATGGCCCAAGATTTCGACAGAGCTAAACAACAAGTTAAGGATCGCAGTGATATCGTTGATATCATTGGTTCCCACGTTAAACTTAAAAAGAATGGTCCTAATTTCCTAGGACTCTGTCCCTTTCACAACGAAAAAAGCCCCTCTTTTAACGTCAATCAAAACAATCAATTTTACCATTGCTTTGGCTGCGGAAAAAGTGGCGACGTCTTTAACTTTGTCCAGGATTATGAACAGCTTGATTTTCGTGATGCACTCGAAAAACTAGCTTCTCGAGCCAATGTCATTTTACCCGAATGGGGCAAAGGACAAAGCCCTGAAGAACGCATTAAACAACGCAATGAAAAAGAAGCACTCTACGATGTCTTAGATAAGGCAACTAACTTTTTTCATCAGCAGTTACTACTTCCCCAAGGTGCCGATGCACTCAAATACACTCAGGGCCGTGGCCTCGATCAACAAGTAATCAATAGCTACCGCTTAGGTTATGCACCCAACTCTTGGGACGCCCTAATGAAATGGGCTAATCAACATAATTTTTCAGCTGAGCTCTTAGCCACCGCGGGACTCACTAAGCACAATGAGAAAGGCAAAACTTACGATCGTTTTCGCAATCGTCTGATGTTTCCTATACACGATATAAGTGGTCGAGTCATTGCCTTCTCTGCCAGAGTTCTAGAAAAAGATGACAAAGCCGCAAAATATATCAATAGTCCAGAAACTCCTGTTTTTCATAAAGGCAATGTTCTCTATGGCATTCATATTGCTCATAAACACCTCAAAGAAAGCGAACACTTCGTTATCTGCGAAGGCCAACTCGATGTTATTGCCTGCCATCGTGCAGGAGTAAAAAATGCCATTGCGGCCCAAGGCACTGCCTTCACCGATCAACACGCCTCCATGATTGCGCGTTACGCAAAACACGTAAAACTATGTTTTGATGCCGATGCGGCAGGAAAAAAAGCTGCGGTCAAATGTTTAAACGTCTTACTCCCAAAAGGGGTTATCCCAGAGATTATTTCTTTAGACGAAGGCGAAGATCCCGATACTGTATTGAAGCAACAAGGACCTGAAGTCCTCAAAGAAAAATTATCTGGTGGCATCAATTTCGTCGACTTCATCTTATCTGATTATGGCCCCTCCAGCCCTACTCAAGACAAAGTTAAAATCAGTGAATTCCTGCTCGATATTCTTTCAAAATTACCTAATGTACTGATGGGTGATTGGCATTTACGCCTCGCCTCTAAACTGCAACTCGATGCTCAAGCCATTAGCGAGCAGTTGCGCTATCTCGTTTACAATAAGCGCGATCATAGTCAATACACGAAGCCACAAACTGAACTTCAGCAGGCTCCACAAAAAGTCGCTCCACCACCCCTTAATCTGAACAAAATCAGCAAAAGAGCCATCGCTGAAATCGAGCTCATCACACTCGCATTGAGCAAAGAAACATTTGCTAATTTGGTCTTTGAAAATACCATGGATATCAAACCTGAAACTTCAGCCGCATCAATGGCACTTCACTTTGTGAATTCACATATCGAAATGGGAAATTGGCGCGACTGCAAGCATGACCTCGAAGCTTCTTTCCCCAGTATCTATGAATTAGTTCTTAGGCAAGGTAATATTTCATCTTATCACAAACGAGAAGCTGAAGGGAATGATTATGAAGCACTACTTCAGCTGGTGGATGATTGTGTTAAGCAAATTAACAAAGCTTCCATTGAGCAAAATTGCGAAGAAGTCAAAATGCGCCTACTCAGTGAAGAAGATCCTGAAAAGAAACAAGAGCTATTCAAAGAATACATGAGTCTAAACCAAGAACTCAAAAACGCCTAA
- a CDS encoding MFS transporter, which produces MSDKISFKEKFGYGLGDLASNLFWMQFIWYLNYFYTDVFGLAPAVLVTLMGVVRIWDGLNDPAVGIIADRTETRWGKFRPYLLFGAVPFGIIGILMFTTPDLSAGGKLTWAYITHGAFVLIYTVVNIPYSSLMGVVSPDSKVRTSFSQWRFVMAFSGGIIVQATTLPMVAHFGSGDTTVIEARIETIENKQVIVVKENGNGASRVEATAKLPGYEEPSTFQKILMKLANVPDKKNEGKIYKSKKTFYINNETYFLESKILHKNSDDKLFLDDKFENEHKIGDNTEEFAKIKYCVEGFDSTAVDMGTVFKKNKDTISDEMIPVDLTGAEISVEVVNEQNGFQWATTVFGISAALMFLITFSTTKERVKPPKQEVKTPLKTDIKDLLTNKPWLILFVLGIITLFHVCLRNGAIMYYFKYVVGNTGIVPLFMLSGTIANLVSLVAVGSLEKYLGKKKGFALLMLMTAGLTFVFGMISPENIGMLFAVNIAINLMFGPTAALVFAMYTDAADYSEWKTGRRATGLVMSACTMAQKFGYTLGGMLTMAVLVWIGFEANTVQSQEAQDGISGMVSWMSAIPCVFGFVLMLFYPLTEDKLKEIGEVLKQRRAKAEGSEQAASSEQSKEA; this is translated from the coding sequence ATGAGCGACAAAATCAGCTTTAAAGAAAAATTCGGTTATGGTTTGGGCGATTTAGCTTCAAACCTCTTTTGGATGCAATTCATCTGGTATCTCAATTACTTTTACACCGATGTTTTTGGTTTAGCTCCAGCAGTACTTGTTACGCTCATGGGAGTGGTTCGTATCTGGGATGGTCTCAATGATCCAGCCGTAGGTATTATTGCCGATCGAACAGAGACGCGTTGGGGTAAATTCCGACCTTACTTACTCTTTGGCGCGGTGCCTTTCGGTATTATTGGCATACTGATGTTTACAACCCCCGATCTATCCGCAGGCGGAAAACTCACTTGGGCTTACATCACCCACGGTGCCTTCGTTCTTATTTATACAGTTGTCAATATTCCTTACTCCTCACTGATGGGAGTTGTTTCGCCCGATTCAAAAGTTAGAACGAGCTTCTCGCAATGGCGTTTTGTGATGGCTTTTTCTGGTGGTATCATCGTTCAAGCGACAACTCTACCAATGGTGGCACACTTCGGAAGTGGCGACACAACGGTAATTGAAGCTAGAATTGAAACAATTGAGAACAAACAAGTCATTGTAGTGAAAGAAAATGGCAACGGGGCTTCACGTGTTGAAGCAACGGCTAAGCTTCCTGGTTATGAAGAGCCTAGTACTTTCCAAAAAATTCTGATGAAATTGGCGAATGTACCTGACAAGAAAAATGAAGGGAAGATCTATAAAAGTAAAAAAACTTTCTATATCAATAATGAGACCTACTTCCTCGAGTCTAAGATCCTTCATAAGAATAGCGATGATAAACTCTTTTTGGATGATAAATTTGAGAATGAACACAAAATAGGTGACAACACAGAAGAGTTCGCTAAGATCAAATACTGTGTCGAAGGTTTCGATTCTACTGCTGTTGATATGGGAACTGTCTTTAAAAAGAACAAAGATACGATTTCTGACGAAATGATCCCCGTGGACCTTACTGGTGCAGAGATAAGTGTTGAAGTCGTGAATGAGCAGAATGGTTTCCAATGGGCCACAACGGTATTCGGTATTTCTGCAGCGCTGATGTTTTTGATTACGTTCTCTACTACGAAAGAACGTGTTAAGCCGCCAAAACAAGAAGTTAAGACTCCTCTCAAAACTGATATCAAAGACTTGCTCACAAATAAGCCTTGGCTCATTCTTTTTGTTCTTGGGATTATTACACTCTTCCATGTGTGCTTGCGTAATGGCGCGATCATGTACTACTTTAAATACGTTGTCGGTAATACGGGTATCGTACCACTCTTCATGCTTTCAGGTACAATTGCAAACTTGGTATCACTAGTAGCAGTTGGTTCCCTCGAAAAGTACCTTGGCAAAAAGAAAGGTTTTGCTTTGCTGATGCTCATGACTGCGGGACTTACTTTTGTCTTCGGCATGATTTCACCTGAAAATATTGGAATGCTCTTTGCGGTCAATATTGCGATTAACCTTATGTTTGGCCCTACGGCAGCACTCGTTTTTGCGATGTATACTGATGCGGCAGATTACTCTGAGTGGAAAACAGGTCGTCGTGCAACGGGTCTCGTTATGTCAGCTTGTACAATGGCACAAAAATTTGGTTACACGCTCGGCGGTATGCTCACAATGGCAGTTCTCGTTTGGATTGGCTTTGAAGCGAATACAGTGCAATCACAAGAAGCTCAAGATGGTATTTCAGGCATGGTAAGTTGGATGTCCGCCATTCCTTGTGTATTCGGTTTTGTTCTGATGCTCTTCTATCCGCTCACCGAAGATAAGCTCAAAGAGATTGGTGAAGTCTTAAAGCAACGTAGAGCCAAAGCTGAAGGATCAGAACAAGCAGCAAGTTCTGAGCAATCAAAAGAAGCTTAA
- a CDS encoding substrate-binding periplasmic protein — translation MGTSGDYYPIIFKKDGQFQGVEADLAEALSIELGRPIKFIEMPFSSLIPALNGRQIDIIMAGMSITDERKNFVKFAEPYMEISQMMLIRTRDMGRFRKPGNNYYVNSGMKMGVISDTTGETLAQKHLKKQNIKSYDNIDQAVVALKRKQIDCFIHDAPYIWSYTNTKVDKELTGVYWDLSKEKLAWGLGLTNFSLQQDIEKVLLKWKLNGFKAKIIQKWVPYRVNYSN, via the coding sequence GTGGGGACTTCAGGAGATTACTATCCTATCATTTTCAAAAAAGATGGACAATTCCAAGGAGTTGAAGCAGATCTAGCCGAAGCCCTAAGTATTGAATTAGGTCGACCTATCAAATTTATTGAAATGCCCTTTTCTTCTTTGATCCCTGCCTTAAATGGTCGCCAAATTGATATAATCATGGCGGGCATGTCTATTACTGATGAGAGAAAGAACTTTGTGAAATTTGCGGAACCCTATATGGAAATCAGCCAAATGATGCTTATTCGAACACGGGACATGGGGCGCTTTCGCAAGCCCGGCAATAATTATTATGTCAATTCTGGCATGAAAATGGGTGTCATCTCTGATACCACTGGCGAAACTTTAGCCCAAAAACATTTAAAGAAACAAAACATCAAATCTTACGATAATATTGACCAAGCAGTTGTGGCTTTAAAGCGCAAGCAAATTGACTGCTTTATCCACGATGCTCCTTATATATGGTCCTATACAAATACTAAAGTAGATAAAGAGCTCACGGGTGTGTACTGGGATTTATCTAAAGAAAAATTGGCCTGGGGACTAGGCCTCACTAACTTTTCCCTCCAACAAGATATCGAAAAAGTCTTACTCAAGTGGAAACTCAATGGCTTCAAAGCTAAAATCATCCAGAAATGGGTACCCTACCGAGTAAATTACTCTAACTAA
- a CDS encoding winged helix-turn-helix domain-containing protein — translation MSITDRVKQELRKEINAGLYPGGSLLPTRHELMEKYSVSRGSIDKVIRQLVQEGILESHQGSGTYVKSPDNKHHIYIILNNDVECAESNKFNGILSLMLSEINDLDYSIHCSSNIEEYFSEIMLNPSSRVIWSRPSIRARYYIKKLKESAIEQILINRSDPEFNFHATDTFGAIDEVLSSIKLKDAEARIGLLVPPLSEEEPFLAVREIYFQELLHTHDLKLAIHQRTLSKKINDVAGVLSTVFKETELDYLFVPDHDMLPIVLTYMAEKGHSERVKIISFDGELDSFYKGSMTIRQNWKLMFDQALEWARSSKGISSQKLIMPEIIYY, via the coding sequence ATGAGTATTACCGATAGAGTTAAACAAGAACTGCGAAAAGAGATTAACGCAGGCCTGTATCCAGGCGGAAGTTTGTTGCCCACGCGTCATGAATTGATGGAGAAATATTCGGTTTCTCGGGGCTCTATCGACAAAGTCATTCGTCAGCTCGTACAAGAAGGGATACTCGAGTCACATCAGGGCTCGGGGACATACGTAAAATCACCCGATAATAAGCATCATATTTATATCATTTTAAATAATGATGTTGAGTGTGCAGAATCGAATAAGTTTAATGGGATTCTTTCGCTGATGTTGTCGGAGATTAATGATCTTGATTACAGCATTCATTGTAGCTCAAATATAGAAGAATATTTTTCGGAAATCATGCTCAATCCCAGTAGCCGTGTTATCTGGAGTCGCCCTTCAATTCGAGCGCGTTATTATATCAAAAAACTTAAAGAAAGTGCGATTGAACAAATTTTAATTAATCGCTCTGATCCTGAATTCAACTTTCATGCTACCGATACATTTGGGGCAATTGATGAAGTTTTAAGCAGTATTAAATTGAAGGATGCGGAAGCTCGAATAGGACTATTAGTTCCTCCGCTCAGTGAAGAAGAACCCTTTTTAGCCGTTCGCGAAATCTATTTTCAAGAATTGCTTCATACACATGACTTAAAACTGGCGATTCACCAACGAACCTTAAGTAAAAAAATTAATGATGTGGCAGGGGTTTTAAGTACGGTTTTTAAAGAAACAGAGCTCGATTACCTCTTCGTTCCAGATCATGATATGCTACCCATTGTTTTAACTTATATGGCCGAAAAAGGGCATTCGGAACGCGTCAAAATCATTTCATTTGATGGTGAATTGGATAGCTTCTATAAAGGCTCAATGACCATACGACAAAATTGGAAATTAATGTTTGACCAAGCCTTAGAATGGGCCCGATCTAGTAAGGGGATCAGTAGCCAAAAATTAATTATGCCTGAAATAATCTACTATTAA